In the genome of Fulvivirga maritima, one region contains:
- a CDS encoding alpha-glucuronidase, translated as MAPLARLYRFSYIDYARANASIGINGTVLTNVNANALVLTPAYLEKVKVLANVFRPYGLKVYLTARFSAPIEIGGLETADPLNAEVQQWWKDKATEIYNMIPDFGGFLVKANSEGQPGPQNYGRTHADGANMMAAAVKPYGGVVMWRAFVYSNEEPDDRAKQAYNEFKPLDGQFDDNVMVQVKNGAIDFQPREPFHPLFGAMPKTPMMMEFQITQEYLGQGTHLAYLSPMYKECLESDTYAKGKGSTVAEVIDGSLNNHRLTGIAGVSNIGTDRNWTGHLFGQSNWYAFGRLAWNHSLSSEEIAQEWIRMTFSNQKEVIRSITDIMMTSHEAVVSYMTPFGLHHIMGWGHHYGPGPWIANKHRADWTSVYYHKADKNGIGFDRTASGSNAVAQYYPEVAAKFSSLEQCPEKFLLWFHHVPWNYKMKSGEELWMAMSNEYQHGVQEVEKMQQQWQTLENSIDKGRFEQVKTFLKIQKKEAEWWRDACLLYFQTFSGKPIPKDIPKASHTLEYYEGLTFPFAPGN; from the coding sequence TTGGCACCGCTTGCCAGATTATATAGATTCTCATATATTGATTATGCTCGGGCCAACGCTTCTATAGGTATAAACGGTACCGTTCTTACCAATGTAAATGCTAATGCTTTAGTCCTTACCCCGGCCTACTTGGAGAAGGTGAAAGTCTTAGCTAATGTTTTCCGTCCTTATGGCTTAAAAGTATATCTCACAGCCCGTTTTAGTGCTCCTATTGAGATTGGAGGTTTGGAAACCGCTGATCCGCTTAACGCTGAAGTACAGCAGTGGTGGAAAGATAAAGCCACTGAGATCTATAATATGATACCTGACTTTGGTGGTTTTTTGGTAAAGGCAAACTCAGAAGGTCAACCTGGTCCTCAAAATTATGGGCGTACCCATGCTGATGGGGCTAACATGATGGCAGCAGCCGTAAAACCTTATGGAGGCGTGGTCATGTGGCGTGCTTTTGTGTATAGTAATGAAGAGCCAGACGACAGGGCAAAACAGGCTTATAATGAGTTTAAACCACTTGATGGTCAGTTTGATGATAATGTGATGGTCCAGGTGAAAAATGGAGCTATTGATTTTCAACCTCGTGAGCCTTTTCACCCTTTATTTGGTGCTATGCCTAAAACTCCGATGATGATGGAGTTCCAAATTACGCAGGAATATCTCGGTCAGGGAACGCACCTGGCCTATCTTTCTCCTATGTATAAAGAATGTCTTGAATCGGATACTTATGCCAAAGGTAAAGGCTCCACTGTGGCTGAGGTGATAGATGGTTCTTTGAATAATCATCGGTTAACGGGTATAGCAGGGGTTTCTAATATCGGGACAGACAGAAACTGGACGGGACATTTATTTGGGCAGTCAAACTGGTATGCCTTTGGTCGGTTGGCATGGAATCATAGCCTTTCGTCAGAAGAAATAGCCCAAGAGTGGATCAGGATGACTTTTTCTAACCAAAAGGAGGTGATCCGTTCCATTACAGATATTATGATGACTTCGCACGAAGCGGTAGTAAGTTATATGACTCCATTTGGTTTACATCATATTATGGGCTGGGGACATCATTATGGGCCTGGTCCTTGGATAGCTAACAAGCATCGGGCAGATTGGACTTCGGTATATTATCATAAAGCTGATAAGAATGGAATTGGTTTTGACCGCACAGCATCGGGAAGTAATGCCGTAGCCCAATATTATCCTGAGGTAGCAGCAAAGTTCAGCTCTCTGGAACAATGCCCTGAAAAATTTTTGCTGTGGTTTCATCATGTTCCCTGGAATTACAAAATGAAATCAGGGGAAGAGCTGTGGATGGCTATGAGTAATGAGTACCAGCATGGCGTGCAAGAGGTGGAGAAAATGCAGCAGCAATGGCAAACATTAGAAAACAGCATAGATAAAGGACGATTTGAACAGGTGAAAACCTTTTTGAAAATACAGAAAAAGGAAGCGGAATGGTGGAGAGATGCCTGCCTGCTTTACTTTCAGACCTTTTCAGGGAAACCTATACCGAAAGATATACCTAAGGCATCACATACCCTGGAATATTACGAAGGGCTTACTTTCCCTTTCGCGCCAGGCAATTAA
- a CDS encoding alpha-glucuronidase family glycosyl hydrolase: MIKFKVLLFLLLAFFQTKAEDGYDLWLRYKPVDNASLKAEYVQALKAYSVAADKSPTIQSAVDELSIAMKGMLGVELKYADQVGEQTLVLGTSASSPYIASLKLQKSLDPLGDEGYMITTKKGNIIIAANTDIGVLYGTFHFLRLLQTQQSIKELNITSTPKVKLRVLNHWDNLDRTVERGYAGFSLWDWHRLPDYIDSHILIMLGPTLL; the protein is encoded by the coding sequence ATGATAAAGTTTAAAGTTTTACTGTTTCTACTACTGGCTTTTTTCCAAACGAAAGCGGAAGACGGCTATGATCTATGGTTGCGTTATAAACCTGTTGACAATGCGTCGCTTAAAGCGGAATATGTACAAGCACTAAAGGCCTATTCTGTGGCTGCGGATAAGTCACCCACCATACAGTCGGCTGTGGATGAATTGAGCATTGCTATGAAAGGCATGCTTGGGGTGGAATTAAAGTATGCTGACCAGGTTGGCGAACAGACGCTTGTTCTGGGTACTTCTGCCTCATCACCTTATATCGCTTCTTTAAAGCTTCAAAAATCATTAGACCCTTTAGGAGATGAAGGATATATGATTACTACAAAAAAGGGGAATATCATAATTGCGGCTAATACAGATATTGGTGTGTTATATGGTACTTTTCATTTTTTAAGATTACTTCAGACACAGCAAAGTATAAAAGAACTTAATATCACTAGTACACCTAAGGTAAAACTAAGGGTGCTCAATCATTGGGATAACCTTGATCGTACGGTAGAAAGAGGGTATGCGGGTTTTTCCTTGTGGGATTGGCACCGCTTGCCAGATTATATAGATTCTCATATATTGATTATGCTCGGGCCAACGCTTCTATAG
- a CDS encoding glycoside hydrolase family 3 N-terminal domain-containing protein, whose translation MKNKPTIIILALFLSTISYIAIGQTPIYKDPNQPIEARAKDLVSKMTLEEKVLQMMHTAPAIPRLDLPAYNWWNEALHGVGRSGSATVFPQAIGLGATFDSDLALRVSTVISDEARAMYNAAIAKGYHQKYGGLTFWTPNVNIFRDPRWGRGQETYGEDPFLTSTLGVAFVKGLQGEDPKYLKTAACAKHYAVHSGPERLRHEFNAVASKKDMFETYLPAFHALVDADVEAVMCAYNATNGEPCCSNKYLLQDLLRKEWGFDGHVVSDCWAVVDFYEGHKNVKNVTEASALAVNSGVNLNCGDEYPALVDAVKQGLISEETINNTLAHLLETRFKLGMFDPEENVPYNNISPEIINSKKHRALAKEVATKSIVMLKNNGVLPLKSDLSTYYVTGPNAANVESLVGNYYGVNPEMVTVLEGITKAIEPGSQLQYRPGVLLDRENVNPIDWSSSVAAKSDATFMVMGINGLIEGEEGESIASEHYGDRLDYNVPKNQIDYLRKLKDSNDNPVIAIVTGGSPMNLAEVQEIADAVLLVWYPGEEGGNAVADIIFGKTSPSGRLPITFPKSLDQLPNYQNYDMEGRTYRYMKEEPLYPFGYGLSYTTFNYSDIQLSTTTARRKKMEPITVSALVKNTGEFEAEEVVQFYITDKEGSARTPLYSLKGIKRVKLKPGASERVSFSITEDILSLVDNEGRSILEKGEFDVFIGGSLPDKRSSDLGMPAVAKTTLTLK comes from the coding sequence ATGAAAAATAAGCCTACTATAATAATTCTTGCCTTATTCTTATCGACCATAAGTTATATAGCAATAGGGCAAACTCCAATTTATAAAGACCCAAATCAGCCTATTGAAGCCCGGGCTAAAGACCTGGTAAGCAAAATGACTCTAGAAGAAAAAGTGCTTCAGATGATGCACACTGCACCTGCCATCCCCAGGCTTGATCTGCCTGCTTATAACTGGTGGAATGAAGCATTGCACGGAGTCGGCCGATCAGGCTCAGCCACGGTATTCCCCCAAGCTATTGGTTTAGGTGCTACTTTTGATTCAGACCTGGCTTTAAGAGTATCAACCGTCATTTCTGACGAGGCCAGAGCCATGTATAATGCCGCCATTGCCAAAGGCTATCATCAAAAATATGGAGGCCTCACTTTCTGGACGCCCAATGTTAATATCTTCAGAGACCCTCGCTGGGGCCGTGGACAAGAAACATACGGAGAAGATCCTTTCCTCACCTCCACTTTGGGAGTTGCCTTTGTAAAAGGATTACAGGGAGAAGATCCTAAATATCTCAAAACAGCCGCTTGTGCTAAGCACTATGCCGTACACAGCGGACCGGAAAGATTGAGACATGAATTTAATGCTGTAGCTAGTAAAAAGGATATGTTTGAGACCTATTTACCTGCTTTTCATGCTTTAGTTGATGCCGATGTTGAAGCGGTAATGTGTGCTTATAATGCCACTAATGGTGAACCTTGCTGCTCTAACAAATACCTGCTACAGGATCTATTAAGAAAAGAATGGGGCTTTGATGGCCACGTGGTAAGCGACTGCTGGGCCGTAGTAGACTTTTATGAAGGCCACAAAAACGTTAAAAATGTTACGGAAGCTTCAGCTCTAGCTGTAAATAGTGGAGTAAACCTCAATTGTGGTGATGAATATCCTGCTTTGGTAGATGCTGTAAAGCAAGGATTGATCTCAGAAGAAACCATCAATAACACACTGGCTCACTTACTGGAAACCCGCTTTAAACTCGGCATGTTTGACCCTGAAGAAAACGTTCCCTACAATAATATTAGCCCTGAAATCATTAATAGCAAAAAGCATAGGGCCTTAGCCAAAGAAGTAGCCACTAAGTCTATTGTAATGCTAAAAAATAATGGCGTGCTTCCGCTTAAAAGTGATTTATCCACTTACTATGTAACCGGTCCTAACGCTGCCAATGTAGAATCATTAGTAGGTAATTATTATGGTGTAAATCCTGAAATGGTCACTGTGCTGGAAGGCATAACCAAAGCCATTGAACCCGGAAGCCAGCTTCAATATCGACCTGGTGTTTTGCTTGACAGGGAAAATGTTAATCCTATAGACTGGTCTAGCAGTGTAGCAGCCAAAAGTGATGCTACTTTCATGGTTATGGGTATTAATGGCCTTATTGAAGGTGAGGAAGGAGAATCTATCGCCTCTGAACACTACGGAGACCGATTAGACTACAACGTCCCTAAAAATCAAATCGATTATCTGAGAAAGCTAAAAGATAGCAATGACAACCCCGTGATAGCCATTGTAACTGGCGGAAGCCCCATGAACCTGGCTGAGGTACAAGAAATAGCAGATGCTGTTTTACTGGTATGGTATCCTGGTGAAGAAGGTGGAAATGCGGTAGCTGATATTATTTTTGGTAAGACATCTCCTTCAGGAAGGCTGCCTATCACTTTCCCTAAGTCATTAGACCAACTCCCTAACTATCAGAACTATGATATGGAAGGCAGAACTTACAGGTATATGAAGGAAGAGCCTTTGTACCCATTCGGTTATGGGTTAAGCTATACTACGTTTAACTACTCTGACATTCAGCTTAGCACTACTACTGCCAGAAGAAAAAAAATGGAACCCATTACCGTTTCCGCTTTAGTGAAAAACACTGGTGAATTTGAAGCAGAAGAAGTAGTACAGTTTTACATCACTGACAAAGAAGGTAGTGCTCGCACGCCTTTATATTCATTAAAAGGCATTAAAAGAGTGAAATTGAAACCAGGAGCATCAGAAAGAGTGAGCTTTTCTATCACTGAAGACATCTTATCATTAGTAGATAATGAAGGAAGAAGTATCCTGGAAAAAGGAGAGTTTGATGTATTCATAGGAGGTTCACTACCAGATAAAAGAAGTAGCGACTTAGGCATGCCTGCAGTCGCTAAAACCACACTCACGTTGAAGTAA
- a CDS encoding energy transducer TonB, with protein sequence MEDIQNINLAFPCDQNRGTLSKKDQQLHCAKCQHQVHDFTEKNAKELNNEVINATRPVCGIFKAHQLSKSFLKYASLSLLATATACSQDLLPEPAPVQEIIIEEGNEEFLGIIIEASPMPEAGFEQFYKSLSEAIKLPKNLTDHPAKVYVGFMVNTNGDMTNIEVLKGGSEELNKIIIDAIKGLNYHFKPAEQKGIKVESRMVVPITLKNE encoded by the coding sequence ATGGAGGACATCCAAAATATTAACCTGGCTTTTCCTTGTGATCAAAATCGAGGGACATTAAGTAAGAAAGATCAACAACTTCACTGCGCTAAATGTCAACATCAGGTTCATGATTTCACTGAGAAAAATGCTAAAGAGCTAAACAATGAAGTTATAAACGCTACAAGACCAGTTTGTGGTATTTTTAAAGCTCATCAGCTCAGTAAAAGTTTTCTAAAGTATGCTTCTCTTTCATTACTGGCTACCGCTACGGCTTGCTCACAAGATTTACTCCCTGAGCCTGCGCCAGTCCAAGAAATAATAATAGAAGAGGGTAATGAAGAATTTTTAGGAATCATAATCGAAGCTTCCCCCATGCCCGAAGCAGGCTTCGAGCAATTCTATAAAAGTCTGTCTGAAGCCATAAAATTACCTAAAAACTTAACTGATCACCCTGCTAAGGTTTATGTAGGCTTTATGGTAAATACTAACGGAGACATGACTAATATTGAGGTGCTCAAAGGCGGTTCGGAAGAGCTTAACAAAATTATTATAGATGCTATTAAAGGACTTAACTACCATTTTAAACCTGCTGAGCAAAAAGGCATAAAAGTAGAATCCAGAATGGTAGTTCCCATCACTTTAAAAAACGAATAA
- a CDS encoding TonB-dependent receptor, with translation MKSSLFILLFLALLTGQVYSQTVISGRVTDAAGNSLPGANVYLKDTYDGASSGADGSFRFTTEEDGSQLVVTSMVGYQGFEKEVLCDGATIELMITLQESIDELSAVTITAGAMEASDEAKSVMMKPLDIVTTSGAAGNLIGALTKLPGTSTVGNDGRLFVRGGDASETNIYIDGLEVGNAYGSTGPNVPTRSRFDANLFKGSFFSTGGYSAEYGQALSSALVLNSVDMPLRSQADISLMSVGAGYSQTVVGEHNAISFNGTYMDLKPYQSIISQNYDWNRAPHSWSAEVLGRQQLGDNGMVKVFVHTERAQFSLNRPLAGEDYKQLVDMDNQYHFGSTSYKQILKNDWSVYGGASFSLNTDDIILGETPFKRKADLGHGKIVAVKDFSEKFSLKNGVEYYYDGYSEENESVGAKRSYGIHFVNHFAEADYYLNNNWAIRAGLRTSYNSYLDKVWATPRASLAYKASEHGQFSFAYGNFRQMPVAEKLVQSTGLDNVKARHFILNYLLQTEGRTFRIESFYKKYESLVTYDSMASENYFGLENTGKGYSRGFDVFYRDNKSISGTDFWVTYSFVDSKRKFDQFTTQVTPGYAPRHNVSVVMKHFIKQLKSQIGFSYSWNDGCTYNDKNQPVEMGSKTKDYHNLSLSWSYLPAPNIIIHAECSNVLGSENIFGYEYSSHPDERGQYASQPVIQSADRFLFLGVFITLSKDKSANMLNNL, from the coding sequence ATGAAATCATCTCTCTTTATTCTTCTGTTTTTAGCCTTATTAACAGGTCAGGTTTATTCACAAACAGTTATTTCAGGTCGGGTTACTGATGCTGCCGGGAATAGTCTTCCAGGTGCCAATGTTTATTTAAAGGATACTTATGATGGAGCCAGTAGCGGAGCTGATGGTTCTTTCCGGTTTACTACCGAGGAAGATGGCAGTCAGCTGGTTGTAACCTCAATGGTAGGCTACCAAGGTTTTGAAAAGGAAGTGCTGTGTGATGGAGCTACTATTGAGCTGATGATCACTCTTCAGGAAAGTATTGATGAATTATCAGCGGTAACTATTACTGCAGGTGCTATGGAGGCCAGTGATGAGGCTAAGTCAGTAATGATGAAACCCCTGGATATAGTTACTACTTCTGGGGCTGCGGGTAACCTTATTGGAGCGCTAACCAAGTTGCCAGGCACTTCCACTGTAGGTAATGATGGTCGTTTGTTTGTTCGTGGAGGAGATGCTTCTGAAACTAATATTTATATAGATGGGCTTGAAGTAGGCAATGCTTATGGTAGCACCGGCCCTAATGTACCTACACGTTCACGTTTTGATGCAAATCTATTTAAAGGCAGCTTTTTTAGTACTGGCGGATATTCAGCGGAATACGGTCAGGCTCTATCGTCTGCACTAGTGCTCAATTCGGTAGATATGCCGCTTCGTAGTCAGGCTGATATTAGCCTTATGAGCGTAGGCGCCGGTTACTCTCAAACCGTAGTAGGGGAGCATAATGCCATCAGCTTTAACGGTACATATATGGATTTAAAGCCTTATCAATCTATCATTTCACAGAACTATGACTGGAATAGGGCTCCACACAGCTGGAGTGCAGAAGTGCTGGGCAGGCAGCAGCTAGGCGATAATGGAATGGTGAAAGTATTCGTGCATACAGAAAGAGCTCAATTTTCTCTTAATCGACCATTAGCCGGAGAAGACTATAAACAGCTGGTAGATATGGATAATCAATATCACTTTGGTAGTACCAGCTATAAGCAAATATTAAAAAACGATTGGTCTGTATATGGTGGAGCTTCCTTTTCCTTAAACACTGATGATATAATTCTTGGAGAAACCCCTTTCAAAAGAAAGGCAGATCTGGGGCATGGTAAAATAGTGGCAGTGAAAGACTTTAGTGAGAAATTTTCTTTAAAAAATGGGGTGGAATATTATTATGATGGTTACTCAGAAGAGAATGAAAGTGTTGGAGCCAAAAGGAGCTATGGCATTCATTTTGTTAACCATTTTGCTGAAGCGGATTATTACTTGAATAACAATTGGGCCATAAGAGCAGGATTGAGAACTTCTTACAACAGCTACTTGGACAAAGTTTGGGCTACACCTCGAGCATCATTGGCCTATAAAGCCAGTGAACATGGACAGTTTTCTTTTGCTTATGGTAATTTCAGACAAATGCCAGTAGCTGAAAAACTGGTGCAGTCTACCGGGCTGGATAATGTAAAAGCTAGACATTTTATTCTTAATTACCTGCTGCAAACAGAAGGTAGAACTTTTAGGATAGAGAGTTTCTATAAAAAATATGAGTCATTAGTTACCTATGATTCAATGGCTTCTGAAAACTATTTTGGTCTTGAAAATACAGGAAAGGGCTATAGTCGTGGTTTTGATGTGTTTTATAGAGATAATAAAAGCATTAGCGGAACTGATTTTTGGGTGACCTATTCCTTTGTAGATAGTAAAAGAAAGTTTGATCAGTTCACTACTCAAGTTACTCCTGGCTATGCTCCCAGGCATAATGTCTCTGTGGTGATGAAGCATTTCATCAAGCAGTTGAAATCTCAAATAGGCTTTTCATATTCATGGAATGACGGTTGCACTTATAATGATAAGAATCAACCTGTGGAGATGGGTAGTAAAACTAAAGATTATCATAACCTCAGCCTTAGCTGGAGCTATTTGCCTGCCCCAAATATCATTATCCACGCTGAGTGTAGTAACGTGTTGGGTAGTGAAAATATTTTCGGATATGAATACAGTTCTCATCCTGATGAAAGGGGACAGTATGCCAGCCAGCCCGTAATACAATCAGCAGACAGGTTCTTGTTTTTAGGTGTTTTTATCACATTGTCTAAAGACAAATCGGCCAATATGCTAAACAATCTTTAA
- a CDS encoding nSTAND1 domain-containing NTPase — protein MTNLKDEITNPFPGLRAYSVAEKDYYYSYGYRTDDILSRLRSNQFITLVGEAGGGKESLLNCAIIPVLEAGFAGMVGSQWEYVSFRPGTNPLRNLALVLANSKVFLEGGKIEPNFTSHIEDMLREGVQGLLNVFETYSLKEEHNLLVFINDFEDILANEDLYDQKEDILLFINLILRFIRRSNYPVYLVIALSSDYLSSTSRYPGLPEMINDSQYLIPKMDPTQLKKVIAHGFNSARIRFERELIEVVLQEYQKFEANNYQLQYVLKSMVDIWRDEGGEYQEVGLQHYKRAGRISQAIERKAEQLFDKFNPEQKRICSILFKVITRKDKTGNINAVLISTISEIAECSEQQVVDVVNKFGVDQIELIEVIETYDIKERLDSLDSLLEEGFLYVNRNSKITLRNKELILAWPRLNDWVNAEDDNSEIFLRLVSALLLYRQEKRGFYQNPELKIALDWYNQEDPNEAWAQYYSNHFNGAIDYLLDSEQNYQHILHTEKLRHQQKVRKDKQFRWVLIIASILSLILATWAMSEKEKMRSEKVKLAVVQDLDSIRALYIDALQDLDSAHIDEVRYRVWDLRKQDSKTLEDIYTYTEVLIETDSLCKRGIKLEILNIQNTLRSWALNWKGLSPNDGSIDSARYIIDHFCQTLKAHCNDEQWNKLTSVNSKCDGLQKN, from the coding sequence ATGACCAACCTTAAAGATGAAATAACAAACCCGTTTCCGGGCTTAAGGGCATACTCCGTGGCAGAAAAGGATTATTATTATTCTTACGGCTATCGTACAGATGATATTCTCAGCAGGTTACGGTCTAACCAGTTTATAACATTGGTGGGAGAGGCCGGGGGAGGAAAGGAGTCTTTGCTAAACTGTGCTATTATACCGGTGTTAGAAGCAGGTTTTGCAGGTATGGTAGGGAGCCAGTGGGAGTATGTTAGCTTCAGGCCGGGTACCAACCCTTTACGTAATCTGGCTTTAGTATTGGCAAACTCAAAGGTGTTTTTAGAAGGCGGTAAAATAGAACCCAATTTCACCAGCCATATTGAGGATATGCTTAGGGAAGGAGTGCAAGGGCTTTTAAATGTATTTGAAACCTACTCGCTAAAAGAAGAGCATAACCTGCTAGTATTCATTAATGACTTTGAAGATATTTTAGCTAATGAAGATCTATATGATCAGAAAGAGGATATTTTACTATTCATCAACCTTATTTTGAGATTTATAAGGAGGAGCAACTATCCTGTCTACCTGGTCATAGCCCTTTCTTCTGATTACTTAAGCAGCACTTCTCGTTATCCTGGTTTGCCAGAGATGATCAATGATAGTCAATACCTGATTCCTAAAATGGATCCCACACAGCTCAAAAAAGTAATAGCTCATGGTTTTAATAGCGCGAGAATTAGGTTTGAAAGAGAGTTAATTGAAGTGGTTTTACAGGAATATCAAAAGTTTGAGGCCAATAACTATCAGTTGCAATACGTATTGAAATCAATGGTAGATATCTGGAGAGATGAAGGGGGCGAGTATCAGGAGGTAGGTCTTCAGCATTACAAAAGAGCAGGTAGGATTTCCCAAGCTATTGAGAGAAAGGCGGAGCAATTGTTTGATAAGTTCAACCCCGAACAAAAACGTATTTGTAGTATCCTGTTTAAAGTTATTACCCGTAAGGACAAAACAGGAAACATTAATGCTGTACTAATATCAACTATCAGCGAAATAGCTGAATGCTCCGAGCAACAGGTAGTGGATGTGGTGAATAAATTTGGTGTTGACCAGATAGAACTGATAGAAGTAATAGAGACTTATGACATCAAGGAGAGACTAGATTCACTTGATAGCCTATTAGAAGAAGGTTTTTTATATGTTAATAGAAATTCAAAAATCACACTAAGGAACAAAGAGCTGATATTAGCATGGCCAAGATTAAATGATTGGGTGAATGCTGAGGATGATAACTCGGAGATATTTCTGCGGTTGGTGAGTGCTTTACTTTTATACCGACAAGAGAAAAGAGGCTTTTATCAGAATCCTGAATTGAAGATCGCCTTAGATTGGTACAACCAAGAAGACCCTAATGAAGCCTGGGCGCAGTATTATTCTAATCATTTCAATGGAGCCATAGACTATTTATTGGATAGTGAACAGAACTACCAACACATTCTACATACAGAGAAGCTCCGCCACCAGCAAAAAGTAAGGAAGGATAAGCAATTTCGCTGGGTACTTATTATTGCCAGTATTCTTTCTTTGATTTTAGCTACATGGGCGATGAGTGAAAAGGAAAAGATGAGATCAGAAAAAGTGAAGCTAGCGGTGGTGCAGGATCTTGATTCCATCAGAGCCTTATACATTGATGCTTTGCAAGACCTTGACTCAGCCCATATTGATGAGGTAAGATATCGGGTTTGGGATCTTAGAAAGCAAGATAGTAAAACACTGGAAGATATTTATACTTATACAGAAGTGCTGATAGAAACTGATTCTTTATGTAAAAGGGGGATTAAGCTAGAGATTCTGAATATACAAAATACGCTGAGAAGTTGGGCTTTAAACTGGAAGGGTCTTAGCCCGAATGATGGCTCAATAGACAGCGCAAGGTATATTATAGACCATTTTTGTCAAACCCTAAAAGCCCATTGCAATGATGAACAATGGAATAAGTTAACCTCTGTGAATAGTAAATGTGATGGGCTTCAAAAAAATTGA
- a CDS encoding adhesin → MPIYNRTTLKNFFKNGANPTEVHFSDLIDSTINKIDDGFAKSIEDGLQLSPLGGSKKVMSFYENVRDKEADWQFVINPIEEVKGLSIGEGVNKHRLFFQKNGRIGVGTLFPKAKLDVKGTSRTQVRVGSYSKINAVPADGNWHAAIENLTDCNAFEIVAKVAAGKGRGKYAMAHAIAVSAFGTSSSKVKVTQSWYGSFWNRLKFRWRGTPDNYRLEMRTSSHYGMNGDKPFYISFHVCSLWDDQLFNKQ, encoded by the coding sequence ATGCCAATCTATAATCGAACTACTCTAAAAAATTTCTTTAAAAATGGAGCCAATCCTACTGAGGTGCATTTTTCTGACCTCATAGACTCTACCATTAATAAGATTGATGACGGCTTTGCCAAAAGCATTGAAGATGGCCTGCAGCTATCACCTCTGGGAGGTAGTAAGAAGGTGATGAGTTTTTATGAAAATGTGAGAGATAAAGAGGCTGATTGGCAGTTTGTGATTAATCCTATAGAAGAGGTCAAGGGCTTAAGTATAGGAGAGGGAGTCAATAAGCATCGACTGTTTTTTCAGAAAAATGGGCGAATTGGAGTAGGTACGCTGTTCCCCAAGGCTAAGTTAGATGTAAAAGGCACCAGCCGTACACAGGTTAGGGTGGGTTCTTACTCTAAAATAAATGCTGTGCCTGCTGATGGAAACTGGCACGCGGCCATAGAAAATCTCACAGATTGTAATGCCTTTGAAATAGTAGCTAAAGTAGCAGCAGGCAAGGGCCGAGGAAAGTATGCTATGGCTCACGCTATTGCTGTAAGTGCATTTGGAACCTCTTCCAGTAAAGTGAAGGTAACACAATCATGGTATGGCAGCTTTTGGAACCGGCTTAAATTTAGATGGAGAGGCACACCAGATAATTACAGGCTGGAGATGCGCACCAGTAGCCATTATGGTATGAATGGAGATAAGCCGTTTTATATCTCTTTTCATGTCTGTAGCCTGTGGGATGACCAATTATTCAATAAGCAATAA
- a CDS encoding GPW/gp25 family protein, whose protein sequence is MGADNSFLGRGWAFPPAFDKKLKRSVMIEEEEDIKQSLFIILSTIPGERIMKPKFGCGLHSSVFDTMDSLAENRMKDAVRTAVLNYEPRVTLHQVLVDVVETLEGVVNITLEYTIRKINVRTNIVYPFYLKEGTNVTGM, encoded by the coding sequence ATGGGTGCTGATAATTCATTTTTAGGTAGAGGATGGGCATTCCCTCCGGCGTTTGATAAGAAGCTCAAGCGAAGTGTGATGATTGAAGAAGAGGAAGATATTAAACAAAGCCTTTTTATAATATTATCTACTATCCCGGGAGAGCGGATTATGAAACCAAAATTCGGCTGTGGCCTGCACTCTTCTGTTTTTGATACCATGGATAGCCTGGCAGAAAACAGAATGAAAGATGCTGTACGAACAGCCGTGCTTAATTATGAACCCAGAGTAACGCTGCATCAGGTGTTGGTAGATGTGGTAGAAACTTTAGAAGGTGTAGTGAATATCACTTTAGAATATACCATCAGAAAAATTAACGTGAGAACTAATATTGTGTATCCTTTCTACCTTAAAGAAGGTACTAATGTAACCGGCATGTAA
- a CDS encoding PAAR domain-containing protein: protein MPLAARLTDMHTCPMQTPGLPPIPHVGGPVIGPGVPTVLIGGMPAAVMGDNCVCVGPPDTIIKGSATVMIGGKPAARMGDTTAHGGQIVLGCPTVMIGG from the coding sequence ATGCCACTAGCAGCGAGATTAACAGATATGCACACATGTCCGATGCAAACACCAGGGTTGCCACCTATACCGCATGTGGGAGGTCCTGTAATTGGTCCGGGAGTGCCTACCGTGCTCATAGGAGGGATGCCAGCAGCCGTAATGGGCGATAACTGTGTATGCGTAGGGCCGCCAGACACTATTATCAAAGGATCGGCTACGGTAATGATTGGAGGTAAACCTGCTGCCCGAATGGGCGATACCACGGCACATGGAGGGCAAATAGTACTTGGCTGCCCTACAGTAATGATAGGAGGGTAG